TGAAAGAATACGCACAATTGTACCATGACACCATTCAATTGGCAGAGAGATGTTGAGAATTAAACACATAAATGAACAGTAAGATAATAAATAGTCTATATATTAGATTCTACTGTAACAGGTTCGGCTATGTTATAGATGAGGCTATGCTATAAATGTGAGCGTGAAAATCCAGTGGTATCAACAGAATCAAATCCCATACAGCTCTACTCAGTGAGCAAAATCGGCAAATTTGACCAGAAAGGGATTTAGGATAATGGGATGATATGATTTCTTCTAGTAAGGCAAGAATTCTTTACATCTGGTCTATAAGGTGCTCTGCGTGTCTATTAGTGATATGCATAGAATTCCTAGCTAGACATGGCTTTCGTATATTACGCATGCAGTAGTGTGATCAGCTGGAGGGGCACTTGGTTCGGAAGAGTCTGTACAGCTTTTCGATGTAGTGTCTTCTTTCACACATGACTGCACGCTGTCCTGAGAGTCTGTATCTAGACACGGTCTCTTTGCCAGCGGATGTACAGAGACAGTGATCGCAATTTGCTGAGGATTTTCATGGAGAGAGGAGGCATCTGAATCCGCTGTAGGAGAATCACTCCGTTGTAAAGCATTAGGAATGGTGAACACCTCGTCCACATCACAAAGTTCTTGGCCAACAGCTGCGTGTCTTATGAACGCATGCCCTTGTTCCTCCAAACCGACCACTTCCATGATCTCTTCCATTATGGTCCTGCAATTCATGATAAGTGGTGGCAAGGGCACGCTTCTGGCCAGTTCCTCAATATAGCGAGCAAATTCCATGGTTTTAAACTGCGTAACTTTGGCGAGCTCGAGGGTCTTTGCTGAAGTGATAATAGGTATTCTCTTTGCAATTTCAAAGGCTTTTTGCAATTTTTCTGGCCCTTCTGTCCTAAAGAAATCATTAATGGCTTTCTCAGTCTTCTTCAGGTGGCTGCTCATCATGCACAGTCGTGTTATGTTCAACACCATCACAATAGTAAAAGCAACCAGACAGACTATCATGTAGTAGATGCCCATATCCCCAGAGGTAAAAATCACCCGCAGCGTTACTGTATTATTCACAGTGCCATGGGAGTTGGTGGCGACACACGTGTACTTTCCTCGATCTTCAAATGTCACACTAGTGATGTTTAATAGTCCGCTATCAAGAAACCACAGTTTTCCATCTGAAATAAAGAGAAACATATTTGAACTTAGTAATTACATAATGAGTAAAACTGAATAAGTGTTGTCTCCTCTATGACAGAGAAATCAATCAATGGCTTTATACAGGATTTGTAAGTAAATTGCGAAGGTCTGTGTACCATAAGAATTTATACACCTTCTTGCCaagagactaaaaaaaaaaaaagctgttctctctcaccagatacaggatgaTATGAGAATAGATAAAGCACTGACCATCTGTGATTGCCAAGTGGGCACCAAGCAATCCCTATGACTACGAGCAGTGTTTTGTCATAGACTGATAAGGAAACCTTGTATTAAGGGAGAAGCTGGGGAGTCCAGGTATTGGATCAAAATTTAGAGGAAAGCAAGAGGAGCAGCACTCATCACTGGCAAATTCAGTGAAATGCACTTTATTTCGGTCACAGGTTTGCAGATGCAGACATCAGCGAAATAAGCTCATTGCTGAGCACCACAAGACATGGCTATTATCTGGATATATCTTGTTTGGTCCTATTTTTCCTTGTAACTGCATGAGGAGGTAgtgccagatttttttttctttggcctTAGTCAAAGTCTTGGACAGAGATGGGAGAAATATACAAAACCCAactcatcaaaataaaaaaagattaaatattTCATAATTTATTATTCGGAGGTTAAATGAATTTGGAGATTCTGGTGACTTCCACGAACACATGGGACAAGGCCAACAATCAATATTGGATGCCTGTGATGTAGTGGCCCTCAGGTGGCACTGACAGGCAGGATTCAGTCATGCAAATCACTGCATGGATTCAggaatacttccagaaatcattgtcTCTGAACATAGTTTCCCATGCAATCTACAGATGCAACTTAAAGCTGTATTATGCAAAAAAGAAGCCACATAGAAACACAATCCACACAATCTGGCTTCTTCTCTGAGCCAAAGCTCATTTCAAATGGACTGAAGCTAAATGAAAAACTGTTCTTTGCCTATGGCATGGGCAGCTTGCACATCTTGAAGTACCCCTCCAGACCATGTCTATTTCAGTAAGGGCCCtgtatatttcagcaagacaatgctcAACCACACACTGCTTCCATCACAAGATCATGATTTCACAGGAGAAGAGTTTGGGTGATGAATTGTCCGCCTGCAGCCAAGACCTATCACAGATAGAAAACACTTGGCgccaaataaaattaaaaatccagcaaATAAGATGCAGGATAGATAAGCAGTGAGAATCCTACATTCGACAACATCCCTCTCCCAAACCTCCAGCAATTGGTCTCCTTACATCCCAGACATTAACAGACTGttgtcgggcagcacggtggcgcagtggttagcacagcagccttgcagcgctggggtcctgggttctaatcccacccaggacaacatctgcaaagagtttgtatgttctctccgtgtttgcgtgggtttcctccgggcactccggtttcctcccacattccaaagacatactgatagggattctagattgtgagccccatcggggacagtgatgataatgtgtgcaaaactgtaaagcgctgcggaatatgttagcgctatataaaaataaagattattatttatttattaaacagAAGAGGAGAGGCTATACAATGGTAGACTTGGCCCTGTCCCAACATTTTGAGATGTATTcctgtcacactagcgagttttacggacgtatgagaggcgcagaaaatacgcattgcacacggaccaatgattctctatggcccagctcctatctgccgtattttacgcatccgtattatacggtcttttacggccgtagaaaatcagagcatgctgcgtttgtcagcgtattgcgcaaaaaatccaccaatgaaagtcaatgggggcgagaaaaatacggattacacacggaccaatagtgtgacttgcgagaaatacgcagcggtgttctatagaaaagccggcaattcagtgcggtgtacagtaaaatcacactgacaggttagaatagaatagccaagataaatataatatataatataataatttttatttatatagcgccaacatattccgcagcgctttacaaattatagaggggacttgtacagacaatagacattacagcataacagaaatacagttcaaaacagataccaggaggaatgagggccctgctcgcaagcttacagactatgaggaaaaggggagacacgagaggtggatggtaacaattgctttagttattcggaccggccatagtgtaaggcttgggtgttcatgtaaagctgcatgaaccagttaactgcctaagtatgtagcagtacagacacagagggctattaactgcataaagtgaatgagaacatgatgcgaggaacctgttttttttttttttttttttatataaatagtgtagataaatgtctacacatagtatagatatatatttcatacagcgctagatagcagaaaaggcggtaattcaattgccgactttcgctatctccttcccaaacccgacaggatatgagacatggtttacatacagtaaaccttttcatatcccttattttttttacatattcctcactactaatgttagaagtgtatgtgtgcaaaatttggggactctagctgttaaaataaagggttaaattgcggaaaaaactggcatgggctctcgcacagttttctccgccagagtggtaaagccagtgactgagggcagatattaatagcctagagagggaccatggttattgccccccccggctaaaaacatctgcccccagccaccccagaaaaggcacatctggaagatgtgcctattctggcacttggccactctcttcccactcccatgtagcagtgggatatggggtaataaagggttaatgtcaccttgctattgtaaggtgacattaagccaggttaataatggagaggtgtcaataagacacctctccattattaatccaatagaagtaaatggttaataaaacccacacacattatggaaaaagtattttaatgaaataaagacacatggtgttgtaatagtttatcatactctcaatccaactgaagagagtggccaagtgccagaataggcgcatcttacaaatgtgccttttctggggtggctgggggcagatgtttttagccaggggggccaataaccatggtctttctctaaactattaatatctgccctcagtcactggctttaccactctgatggagaaaattgcacgggagcccatgccagtttttttctgcgatttaaccctttattttaatagctagagtccccaaattttgcacacatacacttctaacattagtagtgaggaatatgtgaaataacaccaaggttacttactggtagccggtttttccggaacccatgacggcacacctgagagaggggatccgcccagccaggacaggaaaccctactgaaaataaaagggtggtacctctcggtcgcttcagttggttttcagagcatgagaggcccccctggttagtacacatggcaatccaacaccacatcatattaactaaaaaagcacccaaaacaatagtgcacaccgaaagggtgataaagggggggaatatacgggtgccgtcatgggttccggaaaaaccggctaccagtaagtaaccttggtgttttcccttcccccatgacggcacacctgagagacttttgtagaatgaaaccttagggagggaccaccgcttgtagtacccttctaccaaaggttaggtcagcagaggaggaaaggtctagccggtagtgcttgaaaaaagttgagggtgaggaccaggtagcagccttgcaaatttgatcaattgatacctcagccttttccgcccaggaggtagccacggctctggtacagtgagccttgatgccttcaggaaccggagtgccacccgcagagtaggataaactaatggcctccctaatccatctagcaatagtacttttagctaccccacaccctcttttgctaccctgaaaggctatgaatagggtttggtctttcctccactgactagtcatagatatgtattgtaacatagatcttctcacatctagcatgtggaacttttgttcccctggatttttgggattactacagaaagatggtaaagtaatctcttgactcctatggaacttttgaaccaccttggggagataagccgggtctggtcttagaacgatcctgtcatcaaaaacctgagtataaggaggggatattgacagggcttgcaaatcacttaccctacgtgccgatgttaaggctactagaagaactgttttaagggtaagtaacttaggtgataactcctgtaagggctcaaaagggtgtttagttagagcttctaacaccaaatttagatcccaaggagggatttttgggataacgaccggccgagatctactgcaagattttataaatcgtgaaacccatctattcgaggcaagattacagttatatagtgcccccaaggctgaaacctgaactttaagggtgctggttgctaacccaagatgtaatcctgcttgcagaaattccaggataggacccactggagccacctcccccaatggttcacccaggaagtcaagaaattttttccatgtcctaccatagattctagaagttatgggttttctgcttttcaacagggtggagattaatactggtgagaatccttggcgacttagtaacgccctctcaaattccaggctgccagatggaagcccttcacctgagagtgggttactgggccctgggttagtaggtccagaatttctggcaaaatccatggatctgttaccgacatctgccttagaagggagaaccatggtctccttggccaaaatggagctatgaggataatttttgcctgatcctctctgatcttgcggatcacagctgggatcatcccaatttttttctctcccctggggggcgacctctattatatcttctcctccgaaaaaaaggttttttagaatctttagggatgttgggaaaaaccttctttttatctcctgcatgttccaggatgtcttcaagtttttcccgaagagaagttggccgtcacatggaatagaacacagcttgtgtttagatggcaaatcccccgggcaacctttgagccaaagggctcttcttgccgcgttggacaagcccgctgctcttgctgttagtcttgcggaatccacagaagagtctgccaaaaaagctgctgctccttgcactaaagatatatttgcaaggatgtcagttctgggtactttgtttcTTAGCTGATCCTTTATCTGTTGTAGCCAGACTATTAGAGCACGGGCTTTACATGTTCCAGCAATTGCCGGCTTtaggccccccgctgaggcttcccagatgtgtctcagaaaactatctgcttttttgtcaagcgggtctttgagaacaccagagtcttctaacggaagggatgatcttttaaaacattttgctactgccccgtcaatcttagggatcttctcccaggactcagagtctttatcctcaaaaggatatctccttttggatgaagagggcaaagaacccattttttcaggctttttccactctttctcaattaacgcttttatttttgcattaaccggaaacgtgcgtttccttttctcttctaggccaccaaacatgacatcttctagtgacctaggtgtcttctcctctttaagccccattgcagatctaactgctttaaccaatttatctacgtcctcagttgggaaacatggacgacctcctgaatcactgtccgaggaggaatctgaagactggacagaggccgaggaggtacagggagaccgggatgttttaggactcccctgtctctgagaaGCATCTGACtctgtggacgccttacggcttctccttcttggttcgctaagggacaatttcaaggagtcttttatttcagcctgtattatggcttttaggctagtggcaaaattaggggtctcttcttgtatagttttactaatgcagtcagcacagagatccttctgccactgaactgcaagcgggtttttacaaagggcacactctcggttctttgttttaccaccagctttcctggacccctagtgatcaaaacagacaaaaatggaccctgttaccataagggtgacattcacgtagatcactcaccaccaccgacaatcaagggtaccgattttggaggctggacagatgcacgtgaagcgtccctcctggacgccgacgaatcttgccggacaggactgctgttcctaccacttgagcggctgctcctggtatgctggtggctcggcaaggcatctggtgagagctccatttgctgctgctgctgctgtgaaggcggctgctgctgctgctcctgttgtcctacttccatggtgaagtttttggacatgagcgcgtcttctatGGTCCAAGccccttttatggggggaccactgcactccccgcctccttcggtgcccaataatgacccctcccactctctgccgtgccgccggagttccctCTCACCGGCCGGCGTTTTcttcatgggcgccaccatcttggatctggcgcccgcccccgacgtcacgcgggcacgcccattcccagagtgccttgcgcgtgacgtcagacgagcgacccggaagcgaccaccgcacctggacgccggcagagaggggagggcggcgtggcagccatggaagggaacccggccctctgaccatgctgcccaacgcccgctcggacgcagagacccggaggaCCCGCGGACGGCGCATCCAGGACCCGAactccgacgcacaggcgctgcctgttcttccacgccgggacgggacctgggtaagtgaaaCCACCGTGTTCAGcacaagggtccctgtcaggacaggaaacccaactgaagcgaccgagaggtaccgcccttttattttcagtagggtttcctgtcctggctgggcggatcccctctctcaggtgtgccgtcatgggggaagggaaaataagggatatgaaaaggtttactgtatgtaaaccatgtctcatattctgtcAGGTTTGGgaaagagatagcaaaagtcggcaattgaattaccggcttttctgcgatctagcgctgtatgagaatatatatattatatatatatatatatatatatatatatatatatatatatatatatatatatacacacatatatacatatatatatacatatacacactagatggtggcccgattctaacgcatcaggtattctagaatatgcatgtccacgtagtatattgcccaggccacgtagtatattgtccaacctcgtagtatattgcccagccacgtagtatattgcccagccacatagtatattgcccagttacgtagtatattgcccagccacgtagtattcagcacagagccatgtagtatattgcccagtcacatagtatattgcccagcaacgtagtattcagcactgcccagcgacgtagtatattgcccagcgacgtagtatattgcccagccacgtagtatattggtcagtcatgtagtatattgcccagtcatgtagtatatggcccagacacgtaggtatataacactgcccacgcagtatttagcagtgtgtgcaccatattcctgttaaaaaaaataa
This region of Ranitomeya imitator isolate aRanImi1 chromosome 1, aRanImi1.pri, whole genome shotgun sequence genomic DNA includes:
- the MFAP3L gene encoding microfibrillar-associated protein 3-like → MGPPCSGLKRSFTETMNISNFFWRPSLLLFLLFSLTSAIHSMGTYNLTANGSESAVESLPVITSTVDHIIVKEGNSVVIHCNIEGHPDPHFQWYHSNGHLLQENDGKLWFLDSGLLNITSVTFEDRGKYTCVATNSHGTVNNTVTLRVIFTSGDMGIYYMIVCLVAFTIVMVLNITRLCMMSSHLKKTEKAINDFFRTEGPEKLQKAFEIAKRIPIITSAKTLELAKVTQFKTMEFARYIEELARSVPLPPLIMNCRTIMEEIMEVVGLEEQGHAFIRHAAVGQELCDVDEVFTIPNALQRSDSPTADSDASSLHENPQQIAITVSVHPLAKRPCLDTDSQDSVQSCVKEDTTSKSCTDSSEPSAPPADHTTACVIYESHV